One window from the genome of Chroococcidiopsis sp. TS-821 encodes:
- the msrA gene encoding peptide-methionine (S)-S-oxide reductase MsrA, which translates to MLFGLGKKLTLPKPEEALPGRAEKMPVPERHYVNGNPLQPPYPEGMEIAMFGMGCFWGAERKFWQQEGVFVTAVGYAGGFTPNPTYQEVCSGMTGHNEVVRVVFDPKVVSYEQLLKIFWENHDPTQGMRQGNDVGTQYRSGIYVYSEAQKKLAEATKAAYQQALSAAGYKTITTEILEAPEFYFAEGYHQQYLAKNPNGYCGLGGTNVACPVGVNV; encoded by the coding sequence ATGCTGTTTGGATTAGGCAAAAAATTAACGCTACCTAAGCCTGAAGAAGCCTTACCAGGACGTGCTGAAAAAATGCCAGTTCCTGAACGCCACTATGTTAACGGCAATCCTTTGCAACCTCCGTATCCTGAAGGCATGGAAATTGCCATGTTTGGTATGGGCTGCTTCTGGGGGGCAGAGCGCAAATTCTGGCAGCAAGAGGGAGTTTTTGTCACAGCAGTAGGTTACGCAGGTGGCTTTACACCCAATCCTACTTATCAAGAAGTGTGTAGTGGAATGACAGGACACAACGAAGTTGTACGCGTTGTGTTTGACCCTAAAGTGGTAAGTTACGAGCAACTGTTGAAAATCTTTTGGGAAAACCACGATCCTACGCAAGGAATGCGTCAAGGCAATGATGTGGGTACGCAATACCGCTCTGGGATTTATGTTTACTCCGAAGCACAAAAAAAATTAGCCGAAGCGACAAAAGCCGCTTATCAACAAGCACTGAGTGCTGCGGGTTATAAGACGATTACAACAGAAATTTTGGAAGCTCCAGAGTTCTACTTTGCGGAAGGCTATCATCAACAGTATTTAGCAAAAAACCCTAATGGTTATTGCGGTTTAGGTGGAACAAACGTCGCTTGTCCTGTTGGAGTCAACGTTTAG
- a CDS encoding acylase: protein MIVLLVGGYGKALLPTATEILWDTYGVPHVFARDARDAFQAFGWAQMQSHGDLLLRLYGQARGRAAEYWGEDYLDSDRWVLTMGVPDRARRWYQLQSPAFQSYLEAFAAGINAYAQEHPDLIDDDVEVVLPVKPEDVLAHLQRVLYFTFVVNPARVRGVEKHASGSNAWAIAPSRSANGHAMLLANPHLLWSEQFLWYEAQIQAPEVDIYGATLVGFPGLAIAFNNHLGWTYTVNTHDGWDAYELQLQDGGYLFDGKVQAFETENLTLRVKQPDGSARSQPLVVRRSIHGPVISQQDNKALALRVVGLDQPGVLEQWWDMARAKNLAQFETALQRLQLPMFTVMYADRAGHIMHLFNGQVPIRRAGDYKYWSGVIPGDTSKTLWTKYHPYHDLPRVIDPASGWLQNANDPPWTTTFPQALDPANFPAYMAPQFMHFRAQRSARMLEEDPQISFEEMVQYKHSTRMELGDRLVADVIAAARQYGNELARQAADVLEAWDRQTEADSRGAVLFAAWTQEVKFPEVFATPWQADSPLTTPHGLVNPQSAVKALETAAGKVRQAYGALNVRWGDVFRLEYGKQKLPGNGGFDDLGVFRTVWFAPQKDGTFTSIGGDSYVAAIEFSNPIRAMTLNSYGNSTQPNSRHNGDQLSLFAQKQLRPVWRSRQEIQAHLEERKVFTAGVRTQR, encoded by the coding sequence ATGATTGTATTGTTGGTTGGCGGGTATGGTAAAGCACTTTTGCCAACAGCAACGGAGATTCTTTGGGATACCTATGGAGTTCCTCACGTGTTTGCTCGAGATGCGCGGGATGCGTTTCAGGCTTTTGGGTGGGCGCAGATGCAAAGTCATGGCGATTTGTTGCTACGGCTTTACGGACAAGCACGGGGACGGGCGGCGGAGTATTGGGGAGAGGATTATTTAGATTCAGACCGCTGGGTGTTGACAATGGGCGTACCCGATCGCGCGCGTCGTTGGTATCAGTTACAAAGTCCGGCTTTTCAAAGTTATCTTGAAGCATTCGCGGCGGGAATTAATGCGTATGCGCAGGAACATCCCGACTTGATTGATGATGATGTTGAGGTGGTGTTACCTGTTAAGCCGGAAGATGTGTTAGCGCACTTACAACGCGTGCTGTATTTTACATTTGTTGTCAATCCGGCGCGAGTTAGAGGGGTGGAAAAACACGCTTCAGGATCTAATGCGTGGGCGATCGCCCCTTCGCGTTCGGCAAATGGTCATGCTATGCTACTTGCCAATCCACATTTGTTGTGGTCAGAGCAGTTTTTGTGGTACGAAGCGCAGATCCAGGCTCCTGAAGTAGATATTTACGGCGCGACGCTTGTCGGGTTTCCTGGGCTAGCGATCGCATTTAACAATCATCTGGGATGGACGTACACCGTTAACACGCACGACGGTTGGGATGCGTACGAATTGCAGCTGCAAGATGGTGGCTATCTGTTTGATGGCAAGGTACAGGCGTTTGAAACGGAAAATCTAACGCTAAGAGTGAAGCAACCTGATGGTAGCGCGCGATCGCAACCGCTTGTAGTACGACGTTCAATTCACGGACCTGTCATATCACAACAAGATAACAAAGCATTGGCGTTACGCGTTGTCGGGTTAGATCAACCAGGCGTACTAGAACAATGGTGGGATATGGCGCGGGCAAAAAATCTTGCGCAGTTTGAAACGGCATTGCAACGCTTGCAATTACCCATGTTTACCGTGATGTATGCTGACCGTGCAGGTCATATTATGCATCTGTTTAATGGTCAAGTTCCAATTCGGCGTGCAGGAGACTACAAGTATTGGTCGGGTGTCATTCCTGGTGACACCTCAAAGACATTATGGACAAAATATCATCCTTATCATGATTTACCGCGAGTCATCGATCCGGCAAGTGGTTGGTTACAAAACGCCAACGATCCACCATGGACGACAACGTTTCCCCAAGCATTAGATCCGGCGAATTTTCCCGCATATATGGCACCGCAATTCATGCATTTTCGGGCGCAGCGATCCGCACGGATGCTCGAGGAAGATCCGCAAATTTCTTTTGAGGAGATGGTGCAATACAAGCACTCCACACGCATGGAGCTGGGCGATCGCCTAGTTGCTGATGTAATTGCGGCGGCGCGTCAATATGGTAATGAATTAGCACGTCAAGCGGCGGATGTTCTAGAAGCTTGGGATCGGCAAACCGAAGCAGATAGTAGAGGCGCAGTGTTGTTTGCGGCGTGGACACAAGAAGTCAAATTTCCCGAAGTGTTTGCAACTCCTTGGCAAGCTGATTCTCCTCTAACTACACCCCACGGACTCGTCAATCCGCAAAGTGCAGTTAAAGCGTTAGAAACGGCTGCTGGTAAAGTGAGACAAGCGTACGGTGCATTGAATGTTCGTTGGGGAGACGTTTTTCGCTTAGAGTACGGAAAGCAAAAGTTACCTGGTAATGGCGGTTTTGACGATTTGGGCGTGTTTCGCACAGTTTGGTTTGCGCCCCAAAAAGACGGTACTTTTACATCAATTGGTGGCGATTCGTATGTTGCAGCGATTGAATTTTCCAATCCGATTCGAGCAATGACGCTCAACAGCTATGGTAATTCAACGCAACCCAATTCGCGGCATAACGGCGATCAATTATCGTTGTTTGCGCAAAAGCAATTACGTCCAGTGTGGCGATCGCGTCAAGAAATTCAAGCACATTTGGAAGAACGCAAGGTATTCACAGCAGGGGTCAGGACTCAGCGTTAA
- the crcB gene encoding fluoride efflux transporter CrcB — translation MNDRRQGRVLHLASIVRVPIAISLGAIAGALSRYYMTLGLTQWLGTTFPFGTFFVNLCGALMMGFFTTLSVEQSFISPDLRLIVAVGFIGSYTTFSTYELDAEQLLLARHWNMTLLYWISTALLGVLCLELGSYLARRLF, via the coding sequence ATGAATGACCGACGACAAGGGCGAGTATTGCACTTAGCTTCAATTGTACGAGTGCCTATAGCGATCAGTCTAGGGGCGATCGCCGGAGCTTTGAGCCGTTACTATATGACATTGGGCTTAACGCAATGGTTGGGAACGACTTTTCCGTTCGGTACGTTTTTTGTTAATTTATGCGGTGCTTTGATGATGGGCTTTTTCACAACTTTGTCTGTGGAACAAAGTTTCATTTCACCCGATTTGCGGCTGATTGTTGCGGTAGGGTTTATCGGGTCGTACACGACGTTTTCTACTTACGAACTGGATGCAGAACAACTCTTGCTAGCTAGGCATTGGAACATGACCTTACTGTATTGGATCAGTACTGCGTTATTAGGAGTATTATGCTTAGAACTCGGCAGCTATTTGGCACGTAGGTTGTTTTAA
- a CDS encoding 4'-phosphopantetheinyl transferase superfamily protein: MNTADLWVNPPVDIALSGDEVHVWRVALDVDATIVHHLFSTLCATEQQRAERFYLQLHRDRFIVGRGVLRQILANYLQIHPSEINFSYNAYGKPSVVVADAEPLRFNLSHSQELALIAVTQNSNVGVDLEFMRNDFPCQEIAAKFFSPTEVAVLRSLPPNLQTTAFFTCWTRKEAFIKATGKGLSLPLDKFDVSCIPGEPAKLLYTAWDESEVQLWTLREIIPDARYVGALAVAGKNWHLRQYQFSWLEK, encoded by the coding sequence ATGAATACTGCTGATTTATGGGTGAATCCACCGGTAGATATCGCATTATCCGGTGACGAAGTTCATGTATGGCGCGTGGCTTTAGATGTCGATGCAACGATCGTGCATCACCTTTTTTCTACTTTATGCGCTACAGAACAGCAGCGAGCCGAACGTTTTTATTTACAATTACATCGCGATCGCTTTATTGTTGGTCGTGGAGTACTGCGACAAATACTTGCAAACTATCTTCAAATTCACCCCAGCGAAATTAACTTTAGCTACAACGCCTACGGTAAACCAAGTGTTGTTGTCGCCGATGCAGAACCTTTACGCTTTAACTTGTCGCATTCGCAGGAACTCGCCTTAATTGCAGTTACGCAAAATAGCAATGTCGGAGTCGATCTAGAATTCATGCGCAATGATTTTCCTTGTCAAGAAATTGCAGCGAAATTCTTTTCACCAACCGAAGTAGCAGTACTGCGATCGCTTCCTCCAAATTTACAAACAACCGCATTTTTCACCTGTTGGACGCGCAAAGAAGCCTTTATCAAAGCAACAGGTAAAGGTTTATCACTACCACTAGACAAATTTGATGTTTCATGCATTCCAGGAGAACCCGCAAAGTTACTATACACTGCTTGGGATGAATCTGAAGTTCAGCTTTGGACACTGCGAGAAATTATTCCTGATGCTAGATATGTGGGGGCGTTAGCTGTAGCAGGAAAAAATTGGCACTTAAGGCAGTATCAGTTTTCTTGGTTAGAGAAATAA
- a CDS encoding thioesterase II family protein, producing the protein MIIYLQSHPSANIRLFCFPYAGGGTISFRSWKRNLPGLEVCAIELPGRGTQRKLPPFTQIEPLVQAITASILPHLNKPFAFFGHSMGAIVSFELTRFLRKNYGIEPIHLFVSGRRAPQISSEAPFIHTLPEPEFLAKLRHLNGTPEVVLNNAELMELLSPIIRADFAVVETYVYTEESPLNCPITAFGGLQDPEVNLTELEAWGQQTNATFSVEMLPGDHFFLHSAENLLLRSIEKSLQIGNSKA; encoded by the coding sequence ATGATTATCTATCTCCAATCTCATCCTTCTGCCAATATTCGGCTGTTTTGCTTTCCTTATGCTGGCGGAGGGACAATCAGCTTTCGTTCTTGGAAACGCAACTTACCCGGTCTCGAAGTTTGTGCGATTGAACTTCCAGGGCGAGGAACGCAAAGAAAATTGCCACCATTCACGCAGATAGAACCACTCGTTCAGGCGATCACTGCCAGTATTCTACCGCACTTAAATAAACCTTTTGCATTTTTTGGTCATAGTATGGGAGCGATTGTTAGCTTTGAACTAACGCGATTCTTACGCAAAAACTACGGAATAGAACCGATACATTTATTTGTTTCTGGTCGTCGCGCCCCGCAAATTTCTTCTGAAGCACCATTTATCCACACTTTACCAGAACCAGAGTTTCTCGCCAAACTGCGTCACCTTAATGGTACGCCGGAAGTGGTACTAAACAACGCTGAATTGATGGAATTACTATCTCCAATAATACGTGCAGACTTTGCAGTCGTTGAAACGTATGTCTATACCGAAGAATCGCCACTAAATTGTCCAATTACAGCTTTTGGTGGGTTACAAGATCCAGAAGTTAATTTGACTGAACTAGAAGCTTGGGGACAACAAACAAATGCAACCTTTTCTGTGGAAATGCTTCCTGGAGATCATTTCTTTTTACATTCTGCGGAAAATTTGCTATTACGTAGTATTGAAAAATCTTTGCAGATAGGTAATAGCAAAGCATGA
- a CDS encoding ABC transporter ATP-binding protein, whose amino-acid sequence MTVKATSPNRLATRRLTLAYDKAAIIKNLDLAIPKGKITALVGANGCGKSTLLRGLARLLKPKSGAVYLDAVDVFKLSTKEVAKQLGILSQSPVAPEGLTVRDLVACGRYPYQSWLQQWSPEDERLVELALSITGMTQFAERELDTLSGGQRQRAWIAMALAQDTEILLLDEPTTFLDLAHQIEVLDLLQELNHTQGRTLVMVLHDLNQACRYADYLVALKEGGIYAHGTPKDVMTEEVVREVFGLDSRIIVDPVAGTPMCIPLSRKVRDAIA is encoded by the coding sequence ATGACTGTAAAAGCTACCTCGCCAAATCGACTCGCAACTCGCCGCCTCACACTTGCTTACGACAAAGCAGCAATTATCAAAAACTTAGATTTGGCAATACCAAAAGGGAAAATAACTGCATTAGTGGGTGCGAACGGTTGTGGTAAATCGACGCTCTTACGCGGTTTAGCAAGATTACTCAAACCAAAATCAGGAGCCGTCTATCTCGATGCAGTAGATGTATTCAAGTTATCTACCAAAGAGGTTGCCAAGCAATTAGGTATTCTCTCGCAATCACCCGTTGCACCAGAAGGCTTAACCGTGCGGGATTTAGTAGCTTGCGGGCGGTATCCTTATCAAAGTTGGTTGCAGCAGTGGTCGCCAGAAGATGAACGGTTGGTAGAATTGGCGCTGAGTATCACGGGAATGACTCAATTTGCCGAGCGCGAACTTGATACGCTATCGGGTGGACAGCGACAACGCGCCTGGATTGCCATGGCACTAGCCCAAGATACAGAAATTTTGCTGTTGGATGAACCAACGACTTTTTTGGACTTGGCGCACCAAATTGAAGTATTAGACTTGTTGCAAGAGTTAAATCATACGCAGGGTAGAACTTTGGTGATGGTACTGCACGATCTCAATCAAGCTTGTCGCTATGCAGATTATTTGGTGGCGTTGAAAGAAGGAGGAATTTACGCGCATGGAACTCCTAAAGACGTAATGACAGAGGAAGTTGTGCGCGAGGTGTTTGGCTTAGATTCGCGGATTATTGTCGATCCGGTTGCGGGAACGCCGATGTGTATTCCGTTAAGTCGCAAGGTAAGAGATGCGATCGCTTAG
- a CDS encoding metallophosphoesterase gives MSLNFRFAVVSDLHVALPHTVWSHPSRFHMVEVSIPALELVFEHLEQQQLDFVLLPGDLTQDGEPDNHAWLQQRLAKLPFPVYVIPGNHDFETAIPGKKAIAASDFPQYYRKFGYENSQQLYYTTQVLPGLRLISLNSNYFNAQGQIVGRVDDEQMNWLQRVLAQSAEDVVFVMVHHNVIEHIPHQSHHQLGRRYMLENAPDLLQLLQKFGVQLIFTGHLHVQDIAQWQNIYEITTGSLVSYPHPYRILQFYQDDTGQNRLKIESHRVEALPDIPQLQEISRQWIGDRSFPFMLKLLTQPPLNLPQVEAEKLAPHLRYFWADIAAGDALFEFSDFPVSAQQYFAKFGAISPDGKPLLIDNNTILKL, from the coding sequence ATGAGCTTAAATTTTCGCTTTGCCGTAGTTAGTGACTTACACGTCGCCCTTCCACACACTGTCTGGAGTCATCCGAGTCGATTTCATATGGTGGAAGTGAGTATTCCTGCATTAGAGCTTGTATTTGAGCATTTAGAACAACAACAACTTGATTTTGTTTTACTACCAGGCGATTTAACCCAGGATGGCGAACCAGATAATCATGCGTGGTTACAACAACGTTTGGCAAAGTTGCCTTTTCCAGTTTATGTAATTCCTGGCAATCACGACTTTGAGACAGCAATTCCAGGCAAAAAGGCGATCGCCGCTAGTGATTTTCCGCAGTATTATCGCAAGTTTGGTTACGAAAATTCGCAGCAACTTTACTACACTACTCAAGTGTTACCTGGGCTAAGACTCATCAGCTTAAATTCCAACTATTTCAATGCACAAGGGCAAATCGTCGGGCGCGTGGATGACGAGCAAATGAATTGGTTACAGCGCGTTCTTGCCCAAAGTGCAGAAGATGTTGTGTTTGTCATGGTACATCATAATGTTATCGAACACATACCGCATCAATCACACCATCAACTCGGTCGGCGGTATATGTTAGAAAATGCACCGGATTTGCTGCAGCTACTCCAAAAATTTGGCGTACAGTTGATTTTTACTGGACATTTGCACGTTCAGGATATTGCGCAGTGGCAAAATATTTATGAAATCACAACGGGTTCGCTCGTCAGCTATCCTCATCCTTATCGCATCTTGCAATTTTATCAAGACGATACCGGTCAAAATCGCTTAAAAATTGAATCGCATCGTGTCGAAGCTTTGCCAGATATTCCGCAATTGCAAGAAATATCGCGCCAATGGATTGGCGATCGCAGTTTTCCGTTTATGCTTAAGCTATTGACTCAGCCGCCTTTGAACTTACCGCAAGTCGAAGCCGAAAAACTTGCTCCTCATCTGCGCTATTTCTGGGCAGATATCGCTGCTGGAGATGCACTATTTGAATTTTCTGATTTCCCTGTTTCTGCGCAACAGTACTTTGCCAAATTTGGCGCAATTTCCCCCGATGGCAAACCACTGTTAATTGATAACAATACAATACTAAAACTTTAA
- the crcB gene encoding fluoride efflux transporter CrcB: MVVLLDSLAATQALILTQNDPLLSTAIAISLGAIPGALSRYYLMLYLVQRWGNNFPYGTLAINLSGALLMGFFTTLFIEQVITSSKLQLLITTGFLGSYTTFSTYALDTSILWHSGNRVKAFFYWAGSVVLGGICLAIGISLAQMVR, encoded by the coding sequence GTGGTTGTCCTTCTTGATTCGCTGGCTGCAACTCAGGCTCTGATTCTAACTCAGAACGATCCTTTGCTCAGTACAGCGATCGCGATCAGTTTAGGAGCTATTCCCGGTGCCTTAAGCCGATATTACCTAATGCTTTACTTAGTACAGCGCTGGGGAAATAATTTCCCCTATGGCACGCTGGCGATTAATCTATCTGGTGCATTGCTGATGGGCTTTTTTACAACATTATTCATCGAGCAAGTCATCACTTCATCAAAGCTGCAACTGCTCATTACTACAGGATTTCTTGGCTCTTACACGACATTTTCTACATATGCGCTTGATACTTCAATTTTGTGGCACAGCGGCAATCGCGTTAAAGCATTTTTCTACTGGGCTGGAAGCGTGGTACTTGGTGGAATTTGTCTGGCGATCGGAATTAGTTTAGCGCAAATGGTGAGGTAG
- the trmB gene encoding tRNA (guanosine(46)-N7)-methyltransferase TrmB yields the protein MAPVRVRQHVNPLSQKYQTPVQPLDWEKVYAKVTQPLHLDIGCGRGRFLLEMAANDPHWNFLGLEIREPLVVEANQWRDKLGLSNLHYLFCNVNNSLAPLLSNLAPNTLQRVTIQFPDPWFKNRHAKRRVVQPELVTELAKHLAAGGIVFLQSDIESIAVEMCDRFAAHPAFHRQATQWLAENPLPIQTEREKSTLSRGQPVYRAVFIRGEE from the coding sequence TTGGCACCTGTGCGCGTACGTCAACACGTCAATCCATTATCGCAGAAGTATCAAACACCCGTTCAACCTTTAGATTGGGAAAAAGTGTATGCAAAGGTTACTCAACCGTTGCACCTAGATATTGGTTGTGGTAGAGGGCGATTTTTACTGGAAATGGCAGCCAACGACCCACACTGGAATTTTTTAGGGCTAGAAATTCGCGAACCGCTTGTCGTCGAAGCAAATCAATGGCGCGATAAATTAGGGCTATCAAATTTGCATTATTTGTTCTGTAATGTCAACAATTCGCTGGCACCACTTTTAAGTAATTTAGCCCCCAATACACTACAACGAGTCACAATTCAATTTCCCGATCCTTGGTTTAAAAATCGTCACGCTAAACGGCGCGTCGTGCAACCAGAGTTAGTCACAGAGTTGGCAAAACACTTGGCTGCGGGTGGTATTGTCTTTTTACAATCAGATATCGAATCAATTGCTGTAGAAATGTGCGATCGCTTTGCTGCACATCCTGCTTTTCATCGCCAAGCAACGCAATGGTTAGCCGAAAATCCCCTACCAATTCAAACTGAAAGAGAAAAATCAACGCTGTCACGCGGACAACCTGTGTATCGGGCAGTGTTTATTAGGGGTGAGGAGTGA
- a CDS encoding dolichyl-phosphate-mannose--protein mannosyltransferase has product MSFAKKSLQRSPWFWLGMLAVFLVSLGLRFWQLGRFNTLVFDEVYYAIFANNYLTRTPFFDGHPPLSKYIIAIGMWIGSHLPIGQDTVNSLTGSLRSTWSYRWLNALTGSFIPLVIAGIAYQISYNRTYAFIAALFAAADGLFLVESRYALNNIYLVLFGLLGQLCFLLAIQHKRQRPIWLTLAGIAFGATVSVKWNGLWFLLGAYAIWAAAWLNRLLPQRYTSYHNDVPAPLVNLTQINLWQVVFYLGVIPVAFYSIQWIPHLQLNPSPNFWEVQQKILSYHQNIGSGADVHPYCSSWFSWLFMIRPVAYFYYVAQSTTAPISIVGPPLPASYARVIYDVHAMGNPVLWWLSTVGIFTLLWRLLRRFISWVTNNTNRLLYRASPAETWIALYLAFNWLANLLPWVRVTRCTFIYHYMGASVFAGLAIAWLVTRWLQSYSLLLRSIAVTIIFLILAAFVFWMPIYLGLPLTPESYRLRMWFPTWV; this is encoded by the coding sequence ATGTCATTTGCAAAAAAATCTCTCCAGCGATCGCCGTGGTTTTGGCTAGGAATGTTAGCAGTCTTTCTAGTGTCGCTTGGGCTGCGGTTTTGGCAACTAGGTCGATTTAATACCTTAGTCTTTGATGAAGTTTACTACGCTATTTTCGCCAACAATTATTTGACTCGCACGCCCTTTTTTGACGGACATCCACCTTTGAGCAAATACATCATTGCGATCGGAATGTGGATTGGCAGTCATCTTCCTATTGGACAAGATACAGTAAATAGCCTGACAGGTTCGTTGCGCTCTACGTGGAGTTATCGCTGGCTAAACGCGCTTACGGGTTCTTTTATTCCCCTCGTCATCGCTGGCATCGCGTACCAAATAAGCTACAATCGCACCTATGCTTTCATTGCAGCTCTGTTCGCTGCTGCTGATGGCTTGTTTTTAGTCGAGTCGCGTTATGCACTAAACAATATTTATCTAGTGCTTTTCGGGCTGTTAGGACAGTTGTGTTTTCTACTTGCCATACAGCATAAAAGACAACGCCCGATTTGGCTAACGCTTGCAGGAATTGCTTTTGGCGCAACTGTATCAGTCAAGTGGAATGGTTTATGGTTTTTATTGGGAGCATATGCTATCTGGGCAGCAGCGTGGTTAAATAGGCTACTACCACAACGCTACACCTCTTACCACAATGATGTGCCTGCGCCTTTAGTCAACCTTACACAAATCAATCTTTGGCAAGTTGTCTTTTATTTAGGTGTTATTCCCGTTGCTTTTTATAGCATTCAATGGATTCCGCACTTACAACTGAATCCATCGCCAAACTTTTGGGAAGTACAGCAGAAAATATTGTCTTACCATCAAAACATTGGTAGCGGTGCGGATGTTCATCCTTACTGTTCTTCTTGGTTCAGTTGGCTGTTTATGATTAGACCTGTAGCCTACTTTTACTACGTTGCGCAGTCAACAACTGCACCTATATCAATTGTAGGACCGCCACTACCGGCAAGCTACGCCCGCGTGATTTATGACGTTCACGCGATGGGGAATCCGGTTTTATGGTGGTTATCCACAGTAGGAATTTTCACTTTGCTTTGGAGACTGCTCAGACGTTTCATCAGTTGGGTAACGAACAATACTAATCGTTTACTCTACCGCGCGTCACCTGCCGAGACTTGGATTGCGCTGTACCTGGCGTTCAACTGGTTAGCAAATCTATTGCCTTGGGTAAGAGTAACCCGCTGTACTTTTATCTATCACTACATGGGAGCTTCCGTTTTTGCGGGACTGGCGATCGCTTGGTTGGTGACGCGCTGGTTACAAAGTTATTCATTACTGTTGAGAAGCATCGCAGTGACAATCATTTTCCTGATTCTGGCAGCATTTGTCTTTTGGATGCCCATTTACCTTGGTTTACCCTTAACTCCTGAAAGTTATCGTTTGCGAATGTGGTTTCCTACATGGGTCTAG